The window AACTTAACAGGGAAAATATGTCAGATTTTTTTAAAGATTGTGATATTGTTGTAGAGGCCTTTGATAAATCCAAATATAAGGCCATGCTTATAGAGGAGATCTATCCTCTAGGGAAGCTCATTGTTTCTGCATCGGGAATAGCCCACTGGGATCTCGGAAATATAAAGATAAAAGAAATCATGCCGAACCTTTTTGTAGTGGGGGATTTTGAAAAGGGAATAGAAAATTTTAAGACATATTCTCCCAAGGTGTCCATAGCAGCTGCAATGATGGCGGGTATTGTCCTTGAAAAAGGAGGGTTTTATGAAAAATAGAATTACCATTCCGACAGGTCTCTACGGAATCACAGGAGAGGCCTTTTCCAAGGGGAAGAGCAATCTGCAGTGTGTAGAAAGTATGATCGAAGCTGGGATAAAGATAATACAGTATAGAGAAAAAGATAAACCTCTAAGGGATAAGGTCAATGATATAAAAAAGATAAGAGAGCTCTGCAGAGAAAATGAGGTTCTTTTCATCATAAACGACCATGTGGATATCGCAATATTGGTAGATGCCGATGGTGTACATGTGGGACAGGAGGATATGCATCCTTCAGACGTCAGACAGCTTATTGGACCTGATAAAATCATAGGTCTTTCCACCCACTCACAAGAAGAGGGACTAGCCTCCCTAGAAGAAGATATCGACTATATCGGTGTGGGGCCAATATTTCCTACTACCACAAAGGACAGAGAGGCTGTGGGACTTGAATATTTGGACTTTGCAGTGAAAAACTTAGATATTCCCCTCGTGGCTATAGGGGGAATAAAAGAACATAACATTGAGGAGATACTAAAGGCAGGGGCGGCTAGGATATGTCTAGTGAGCGAAGTTATAGGGGCTGAAGATATAACTAAAAAAGTTCAAAAACTCAATCAGATAATAGAAAAAAAAGATTAATTTTTTTTACTTTACGAAAAAAGTCCCGAAACTTAGCGGGACTTTTTTCAGTATTAAAATTTTGTATTTTTTATTGGTATATTTGCTATCAAAGCTGTTTTTCTGCTCTGCTTATCATCCTCTGATATCTCTATATTCAGACTATCTATATCTATGTCCACATATTTAGATATTACAGTTATCAGATCATTTTTCATATCATCGAGAACTCTTGGAGATAGCATCGCTCTGTCATGAATCAAAACAAGCTTCAATCTATCTTTGGCCACATTCTTAGAGCCATTCTTTTTAAACACGTCGAAAAAACTCATCTGTCCACCTACCTCTTAAAGATTCCTCTTAATTTATTAAAAATCCCACCTCTTGACGGGAGCTCTAAAAAACTTACCTCATTGCCTATGACTCTCTGGGATATATTACTATATGCCTTAGCAGCCAATGAATTTCCTTTAAATATAAGAGGTTCACCTTTATTTGTGGATATTATGATATTTTCATCATCAGGAATAATTCCCATTACATCCACTGCAAGGATATCGACTATGTCTGATATATCAAGCATATTGCCCTCTTTTACCATATCCACCTTTATACGATTTACTATAAGCTTAGAATCTTTTATCTCATTTGCATCCAAAAGACCAATGATTCTATCTGCATCCCTCACCGCTGATATTTCAGGAGTTGTTACAATTAGAGCCTGATCTGCCGCTGAAATTGCATTTTTGAATCCCTGCTCTATTCCTGCAGGGCAGTCTACTATTATAAAATCAAAATCTTCTTTTAAAGACTCTATAAGAGTCTTCATCTGCTCAGGGTTAACTGAGTTTTTATCCTTTGTCTGAGCCGCAGGAAGAAGAAAGAGATTGTCACACCTCTTATCCTTTATGAGAGCCTGCCTTATTCTGCAGTGACCGTCTATTATATCCACCAAATCATATACTATCCTATTTTCAAGGCCCATAACCACATCTAAATTTCTTAATCCGATATCAGCATCAATAAGAAGAGTCTTCTTTCCCTGAAGAGCAAGTCCCGCACCCAAATTTGCCGTTGTGGTAGTCTTTCCCACTCCACCTTTACCAGAAGTTATAACAATTACTTTTGCCATTTTTATCACTCCCAAAAATAACTAGATTTTCATCATGTCTCTCAGTGTTATTTTGTCAAAATCCTCTATATGCATCTTCCCGTCTTTTATATATGCTACTTCCAAGCTGCCTTCTTTTTTTACCCTATTTGTGACAAGCATATCCTCTGATGGATTTCTGGCTATATTTTTTCCTATTCTCAGCTGGATAGGATTCATTTTGAGGGCACTTATAAAAGCCTCATCTTCATCTTCTATACCTGCGTGGGCCGTGCCGTTAAGATAGCCTAGAACTACTATGTTTCCCCTTGCAGTTACTATGGCTCCGGGATTTATGTCCCCTAGAACAACCAAATTTCCTTCATAATGTATACTTTGACCGGACCTCAGGTTTCCCTTATAAAATTTCGTCACACCTTCATCTATTACAGTTTCAGGTATAATAAAGTTTCCCATAAAGGATTTACCATTTGACATAATATAAGTTATTCGGATATCACTTTCCCTTCTGATTATTTCAACAAGCTGATTTTCCTCATTTTCTGAAAGACTTCTATTTGAAAACTCTATGGCAACTTTTGCATTTTTCAAAAATTTCTCTGCTTCTCTGAGTTTTTCTTCAAGATTTTTCTTCAGTGTTTCATAATCAATTTCAGCATCTAAATGAATTACCAGTCTGTCCTCTTTTCCCTTTAAAATAACATAATTATCCATCGGCTCCACCCTTCATAAAGTGTGTTCAATCTAAGTATAGCATACCATTTTTGCCTTATCAACTAAAGGCTTTAAAAAAAATGGCTTTTTTTTTGGTTTTTTGATATGATTTTATTTAATAAACAAAGGAGGTAATCTATGCGTGGTATTTATCTGGCAGGTGAATCTTTTTTTGAAGCTTTTTCCGTGATTAAAAGCGGTAAAATGAGAAAATTTTATCTCTTACCTGGTGTTATAAACCTCATACTTATTAATCTTCTTTATAGATTGAGTAAATATGTCTCATTTAATATTTTTTCAAAACTTGAGACTTACTTCAACCTCGGTAGTTATGAAAATATCGCCTTTATAATTATAAAGGTTATAATCATAATTCTATCATTTTTACTGTATTTCCTCATTTACAAGGCTCTTCTTCTGATAGTTCTTTCACCCTTTCTGAACTATATCTCAGAAAGAACTGAGAGAACACTGGCAAATCGGAAATTTGAATTCTCCTTCAAAGACAACATGAGATTTATCTGGAGAGGTATTGTAATTTCCTGTAAAAGCTTTTCAAAAGAGATGGTAGGTACACTTATTCTTTTACTTATGGGAATGATACCGTTTTTAAGTCTTACGGTTCCTTTTTTAATTTTCCTTCTTCAGGCATACTATATTGGTTTTTCATTTATGGATTATACCCTTGAAAGACACAATTACTCTTCAAAGGAAAGTCTGCTTTTTTTGAGAAAAAACTGGGTTTTTTCAGCCTTTAGCGGGGCTCTGTTTACCATAGTATTTCTGATACCCCTTATAGGCATATTTATAGCGCCTTTGGTCTCATGTGTAGCCGTTACCCTGGGAACCATAAAAATAATAGACAATGAAAAATTTAATTAACTTATTGGAAATATAAAAATTCCCTCCTCTGAGGAGGGAATTTTTATATTTAGGCCAGGTTTTCACTTAATTCAGTTTTTACTTCCCTGTCTCTCAGTATGTAGATAAAAGCAAAAACAGCCAAAAAGTGTTGATACCAGAGAAGAGGTATAAGTTCAAAAGGTGTTAAGCTTCCCTTTGAAAAGCTAAGAAGTATGAGCATCTGAGCTCCGTAAGGTATAACTCCCTGTACAATACAGGAAAATATATCAAGGAGTGCAGCACTTCTCTTACCCTCTACACCGTATTTTTCAGAAACCTCCTTGGCCAGAGGTCCGTTTATGATAATAGCCACCGTGTTATTAGCAACAGCCGCATCAGTCAGGGAGACCAAGGCTGCCACCCCAAGCTGAGCACTTCTTCTGCCTGTAATTTTCTTCTGAACAGATTCTAAAAGCCACTGTATCCCACCGGCTTTGGTTACCATTTGGGCTAATCCACCTGTAAGAAGAGATAATAAAAATATTTCTTGCATTCCTGAAAATCCATTATAAATTTCATTGGAAAAACTAAGAAGGGTAAAGTCCCCTTTTAGCAGTCCTATGAAACCTGAAAGAAGAATTCCACCTGTAAGTACTGCAAAAACATTTACTCCTGCAATTGCCAGAACTAAAACCACAAGATATGGAATTACCTTTACTACATCATAGTTATAAGTTGCAGCCATATCTATCATACCCTCAGGTCTTCCCAAAACAACTAACATTATTATAGTTATTATCGCAGCAGGAAGAGCAAGAGATATATTCGCTCTAAATTTATCCCTCATCTCTACACCTTGAGTTCGTGTAGCAGCTATGGTGGTGTCTGATATCACCGACAGATTGTCTCCAAACATTGATCCTCCCATTACAGCAGCCAGAGTCAATGCCATAGAAATCCCAGAAGACTCAGCTAAGCCTACAGCAACTGGTGCTATGGCAACTATAGAACCAACAGAAGTTCCCGTTGAGGTAGATATAAATGCCCCTATAACAAAGAGTCCTGCAGGAATATAGTGCACCGGGATAAATGTCAGACCCATGTTTACCACCGAATCTACCCCACCCATAGCCTTTGACACTCCTCCGAAAGCCCCTGCAAGAAGATAGATTATACACATTACCATAATATCTTCATGGCCGCAGCCTTTTATAAAGTCTTTGAATTTCTCCTCTATACTTCCTTTAAATAAAATAAAAGCAGAT is drawn from uncultured Ilyobacter sp. and contains these coding sequences:
- the thiF gene encoding sulfur carrier protein ThiS adenylyltransferase ThiF, which encodes MKIGIAGAGGIGSNVAVHLVRTGISELKIADFDIIEKSNLNRQFYFHHQIGASKVETLKKNLLDINPKGNFYVENIKLNRENMSDFFKDCDIVVEAFDKSKYKAMLIEEIYPLGKLIVSASGIAHWDLGNIKIKEIMPNLFVVGDFEKGIENFKTYSPKVSIAAAMMAGIVLEKGGFYEK
- the thiE gene encoding thiamine phosphate synthase produces the protein MKNRITIPTGLYGITGEAFSKGKSNLQCVESMIEAGIKIIQYREKDKPLRDKVNDIKKIRELCRENEVLFIINDHVDIAILVDADGVHVGQEDMHPSDVRQLIGPDKIIGLSTHSQEEGLASLEEDIDYIGVGPIFPTTTKDREAVGLEYLDFAVKNLDIPLVAIGGIKEHNIEEILKAGAARICLVSEVIGAEDITKKVQKLNQIIEKKD
- the minE gene encoding cell division topological specificity factor MinE, coding for MSFFDVFKKNGSKNVAKDRLKLVLIHDRAMLSPRVLDDMKNDLITVISKYVDIDIDSLNIEISEDDKQSRKTALIANIPIKNTKF
- the minD gene encoding septum site-determining protein MinD, yielding MAKVIVITSGKGGVGKTTTTANLGAGLALQGKKTLLIDADIGLRNLDVVMGLENRIVYDLVDIIDGHCRIRQALIKDKRCDNLFLLPAAQTKDKNSVNPEQMKTLIESLKEDFDFIIVDCPAGIEQGFKNAISAADQALIVTTPEISAVRDADRIIGLLDANEIKDSKLIVNRIKVDMVKEGNMLDISDIVDILAVDVMGIIPDDENIIISTNKGEPLIFKGNSLAAKAYSNISQRVIGNEVSFLELPSRGGIFNKLRGIFKR
- a CDS encoding septum site-determining protein MinC produces the protein MDNYVILKGKEDRLVIHLDAEIDYETLKKNLEEKLREAEKFLKNAKVAIEFSNRSLSENEENQLVEIIRRESDIRITYIMSNGKSFMGNFIIPETVIDEGVTKFYKGNLRSGQSIHYEGNLVVLGDINPGAIVTARGNIVVLGYLNGTAHAGIEDEDEAFISALKMNPIQLRIGKNIARNPSEDMLVTNRVKKEGSLEVAYIKDGKMHIEDFDKITLRDMMKI
- a CDS encoding EI24 domain-containing protein codes for the protein MRGIYLAGESFFEAFSVIKSGKMRKFYLLPGVINLILINLLYRLSKYVSFNIFSKLETYFNLGSYENIAFIIIKVIIIILSFLLYFLIYKALLLIVLSPFLNYISERTERTLANRKFEFSFKDNMRFIWRGIVISCKSFSKEMVGTLILLLMGMIPFLSLTVPFLIFLLQAYYIGFSFMDYTLERHNYSSKESLLFLRKNWVFSAFSGALFTIVFLIPLIGIFIAPLVSCVAVTLGTIKIIDNEKFN
- a CDS encoding Na+/H+ antiporter NhaC family protein is translated as MKTKGEFKGLIPFIIFVTIYLGSGIVLGMAGIKMSFYQLPAPIAAFAGIISAFILFKGSIEEKFKDFIKGCGHEDIMVMCIIYLLAGAFGGVSKAMGGVDSVVNMGLTFIPVHYIPAGLFVIGAFISTSTGTSVGSIVAIAPVAVGLAESSGISMALTLAAVMGGSMFGDNLSVISDTTIAATRTQGVEMRDKFRANISLALPAAIITIIMLVVLGRPEGMIDMAATYNYDVVKVIPYLVVLVLAIAGVNVFAVLTGGILLSGFIGLLKGDFTLLSFSNEIYNGFSGMQEIFLLSLLTGGLAQMVTKAGGIQWLLESVQKKITGRRSAQLGVAALVSLTDAAVANNTVAIIINGPLAKEVSEKYGVEGKRSAALLDIFSCIVQGVIPYGAQMLILLSFSKGSLTPFELIPLLWYQHFLAVFAFIYILRDREVKTELSENLA